The genomic DNA AGAGTTACCTTCTATATTAGGAAGGTATTAggttaggttatataacttagagaGTATTAGGTAGTAGTTACGTAACCCCCTAAAGGGTGTTAGGTGCTAGTTACGTAATCGTaacctaatactctaaaagagtagtttatagagtaccTTTCTATCTACCTAcctaattaggaaatagAGTCTCTAGGATAAGCTAAgcttactcttctaagagtataagacTCGTTTTTAAAAGTAAGCGGCGATAATTTTCTTAGCTAGCTAGGCCtaggctaagtatatatactagttaagCTAGATCTACTTCGAAGACtactttatagtagataagagatAGCTTTTTTATTATTAGTcgtcttattagtattagtatcttagtaatagagctagGCTTCTAAGtctctatattctactatactatagactacgttctaataataatatagtctagctactaagctataagtttatatatacttaaagaaAGAGagttagtagtactataagaataaagctagaagtatctactactatactctactactatctcttacttctacttactatactcttagtagttataagataGATAATAAAGATTACTAGATATAAGAGCTCGGTTATATAATTTATCTACGAAAAGATTAAGTCGAtaaatatagaatattaAAGGTTCTCTCTTtatctttattataatactagtacttatatattactataatagtttctatagtaatCTATAAGCcgaatataatacctatctactatagatactatagtatatttctagtaactatattTCGAGAAGATTTtctataaacttatatactctctttatagctaggtatatatatagatctaagTACTTACTAATTAAaatacttctagtatataatacttaagaaagatcctctactatataatagtatagtcgacgcctatatatatagaactTTATCTATAAATTAGAGCGATAATATACGCTAATAATCCTATAATAACCTAGTAATAGAgagctataatatctagaataatAAGTctaactatctatatctaattactatagatatatttaatATTCGTttctttataagtatagatttaaagctataagtagagagcTATTTATATCGCTAATACTCTCGataatacttctagctatagtaatacctctatctatctctaatactagaTAATAGGCGCtcggaatattataggaaagatataagtatcttTCTTTTTAAAAATAAGTAGAGAACTTAATAGTTAGTAGCTCcttaaattataatagataataggtaAGGTAGCGGCTTATATTCTAAAGATATCTAATCGTAGAATAAAGcatataaagagtatagataaggTAGTAAGTAGGTAGGCGTCCTCGAGTTACTTAAAAGTACGTTCTAAatatttctttattatattatttattcgATATCTCTTTTttctctcttactaatattCTAAGTACTTTTCCTTCTTTTAGAATTTCTATCTAAAACGCgtagagtactagctaatactagtataatataaactagatattagtaatattattatagtctctataagtaaagtatatataattaatatctatagtactattaaaaAGAGCTTCTTTACTtagctattaactagataaaacttatatactctcgagATAGCTAAggctactactaatatagcgcttagagtagataagctatagtataattctaGCGCTAACTATAGTTTactctagatataaagagattattataacctagaagaacttatagttaagtagctaattatctaGGTAGTTAgcgatagatatatatactatatatctagtataggcTCGCGAAATTTATAGTcctagcttataatatttagtCGATCTTTATTTTTATTTTTAGAGCTAAAATCCTATTTTTAGTACTaaaatctagattctagcttctaaaAGAGAttcctagtatagtatctagattctagaagtagtagaacCTACTAGAATCTATAATCTAGACTAGGAATTTCGTtttagaagctagaatctCGTTTTTCGAGCTAGAATTTTatttttagagctagaatcttatttttagtactagaatctagattctctaaACCAAAACGAAATtcctagtataaattataaattctagagatagtagaagctattagaatctagaatataAGTTAGGAATCTCgtttttagagctagaatctcgtttttagagctagaattttatttttagagctagaatctagatttcttaagctaaaacgagattcctagtataaattatagattctagaagtagtagaagctattagaatctataatctAAGTTAGGAATCTCGTtttagaagctagaatctCGTTTTTAGAGCTAAAATCTTatttttagagctagaatctagattttTTAAGCTAAAACAAGAttcctagtatagtatctaaattctagaagtagtagtagctattagaatctagaatataAGTCGGGGATCTCGtttctagagctagaatctcgtttttagagctagaatctagtTTTTTAAGCTAGAATCTAGTTTTCTTAAGCTAGAATTAATATTCCtaacttagattctagattctaatagcTTCTagtatctctagaatctagattctaggtTAGGAATCTCGtttttagtactagaatcTCGATTTTCGAGCTAGAATCTTAATTTTcgagctagaatctagattcctAGAGCGAAAAGGagatttctagtataagtattatattctagtagctTATACTTCtcctagaatctagattctaaagCTAGAATCGAGATTCTAAGACTAGATACTAGATTCTAGTACTAAATTATTATTCTAGAATCTAGACTCTAATACTAGAACTAAGATTCTAAagctagaactaaagctagaaccGAGATTCCGagactagaatctagatttcGAAACTAGATTCTAAATTCTAGTACTTtcttcttatactagaatctaggttcttatactagaatctaggttcttatactagaatctagattccgaggctagaatctagattctaagaCTAGatactagactctagtacTTAATTATTactctagaatctagatcCTAGAGCTAGACTCTAGATTCTAAGGCTAGAACTAAGATTCCGAGgctagaactaaagctagaaccGAGATTCTAagactagaatctagatttcgaatctagattctaaattctagtactttattcttatactagaattTAGGTTCTAAAGCTAGAACCTAGATTCCGaagctagaatctagattctagtactttattattatacTAGAATTTAGATTCTAAAGTAAGAATCTAGAATCTAGtcttagaatctagatttagaagctagaatttatactTTTAAGCTAGGAATTAGatttcttaagctaaaacgAGATTCTCGACCTATAGTAAATATTCTTAGAcctcctactactctaagaatctagaattaaagctaggaatctCGCTAGAGTCTCGACCTAATAAAGAGTAAGTATTTAGTCGTAGAAGACTTTATTAACTAGCGCTAGACGTAGGCTAGCGCTATCGAGATAGGTCTAGTTAATAAGACTaaaggtagtagtagtattatagatataaagaagtatattactagagtaggCTAGAacgtagtatagaataggtTTTCGAAGAGAGATCCTAGCGAACTTCGGTTCGTAGACAAGTAACCGATTAAGTTAGAATTACTAATTCGCTACTTTCTacgatataagtatataaggTTTTTATAACGCaaagatagtagtataatagtaagagGTCGAAGGGGactatataatctactataaaGAAACAATTAAGTATAAAAGGTATACTTtagtattctatagatactctaGATCTCTAGACGAattatataggttatatattAATCTATAAATTGCGTAACTCGCTCGTAGTTACTAGTTTTATAACTTGCGTAAAACaaatatataaagttaatacgtattaatattatactactagttacgcTCGTATAAGGAAGGAGGTTATACGATCCTAGAATCTCCTATACTTTTAGGATACTCTATACGTcgaaagagatatatatatagctaattatagatatatacgagaatctatagttaagtcGGAGCTTCGCCTAGGagctacttaaagctagaacTAAGAAAGCTTTAACTCTATCTCTTAGcggctatagttatatagataatcGAGAGTCGATAGAACTGCTTTAACGTTCCGTTATAAAATATAAGCGCTACTCTAGACTTataatctatactactataacttagcGATAAACAAACTACCCTTAGCTAACTAACGCCTATTAAGCGGACGTTCCGAGATATAGCGTAGGCTAAGAAGGCGCGTAGCGTAATACGACTATTTAAAGCTAAATATACGGTTTTAGAGGGCTATATATCGCTCGACACGCGGCTGCAGCGGCGTTATTCGCTAAGTTACACCTAGCATACTCTATCGGGTTAATCTTAAAGCACAAACCtaactacctatagtatagcAAGCGACGAGTGCAGACGGACGGCGTCTTATAGCTCTTATTAGATCGATATCGACTGCATGTAAGGCAAAAGCCGAAGCGACCACGATACATCAACTCTACCTAGCTCTAAGAAGCTATCTGGTTGCCAGCGAGCCTCACAGGCGGCCCCGGTCTAGCACCGCGCCATTCGCCGTCCTTAGCCCTTTCACAGACCTCCTGCAACACCTTGCCGGCCCAGTGAaagtcctcctcgtccaggTAAACTTGTGCAGAGAGCCTGACCCACCACCTGCCTCCGTGAATCAAAATTGCCAGAAAGGTATTGTACTCCTCCACTAATACCTTGCTCATCCACTGAGCGATAGCGACAGCGACGGTGTACGTACCCTCAGCATCGTCCTGGAGACTGAGCGGTAGGGCGACGTTTGAGAAAGCGCAATTTTGTAGCGTGCCCTCGCTGTTCTCCATGACTTCAGTTTCCAGTATTCCAGCTACGATCTGGCCAGCTTTCCTCGCTAGGAAAATGTAGTATGCCATGATAGCCTCTTCGCCATTCTTTCCGTTCCAGGCCATCCTTGCCCTCCAGTTCAGGGCGGCCCCGACGCAAAGGTACGGGTTAGTATCGATTGTGCCAGTGAATTCGAAATTGTTGACGAATTCGCTCTTTTGGCTGGGCGGCAGCGGGCTTACAAGGGCGGTGTTGACTTTTGGGACGAATCCGTGGCTAGTGGGCAGGCTGGATCGCATCAGAGGCTGATTTTTGACAGGGCAGTAGAAGACAGCACAGCCGCGCGGTACATGCAGCCATTTGTGCAGGTTCGAAACGTAGAAGTCGGGATTTAGCTCGCCAAGATTGATGGGGATCTGTCCAATGCTGTGGGCGCCGTCAATCAGGCTCAGGATGCCATGCTCGTGGCAAAGCTTCGTGAGCTGCCCAAAGGGAACGCGGACACCAGGCATGCTGACGATTGTGTCAAACATTGCCAGCTTGGGTGTCTTGCCCGCAGCCTTAATAGACGAGACTGTGCTCAAGAAAGCCTGCACGAGAGCGGCATCGGAAATGGGATACGTCACTTCCACAGCTTGACCTTGAACAGGCGTCGTTTCTGCCAGGTACTCGATGGTCTTTTGGCAGGCTCCGTAGATAGTGGACAAATACAGGATGACATCGCCCGGCTGCCAGAGGAGGTTCCGCAAGACGGTGTTGACGCCGGTGGTGGCATTAGGAACGAAGACTATAGTATCAACGGACGCATTGAGGTAGTCGGCAACGATTTGCCGTGATTCATCAACCTTCTGAGGATACGTGTAGCGAATGAAACGATCTGGCTGACCCTCGCATTCGTCTTGCAGAGCACGCAGTGTTGTCCGAACAGCACGAGGGTAGGTCCCGAACGAGCCTGTTCGTAACAGTTAGTATGGGCCTTCAAAGCAGCATGACAGCAGCATACCGTGATTTAGGTTGCGATAGCCATTCTGCAGAAGAAAATGTTCCGCAGCTTCCTTGCCAACGTTGATTGTGGTGGCGGTGTCTGCTGACAGATTGGCGGGAGCAGGCATGTTGTCGATGAAAAGGATGAAGTTCCAATGGCAATGTCTAGATGAGGTCGATAGCGTGCTTAGTCATCGCTGTTTTGACTCATCGATTGGTCGCTGTCATAGGGCGTGACGATAGCTCCATTGCTTGACGACGCTACAGGATCGCTTTCCCACGGCATGTGTGACCTCAAAGTCCGCCGATGTCCTGCAACGTTGACTGTTTAGCGATAGAGGCTGTGAAACGGTGTGAGAAAGACAGGCGCACAGGGCCCGGCCGGGATCGCACGTCAGCAGAGAACGACTCATTTCACCCGTCGTTGCTAACTGGATGTTGACTCAGGCCTGATGAGTTCTTTGACACGGTAAAACGATGCGCCAGCCTGCCTTTAAAGGGTCGAGCTGCCGTAGTTGAGGTATTCGAAGTAATGTTCTCCTGTACTGTTCATCAAGCGGCGAGGGTAACAGCGTTGCCGTCAATCGTCCTGCGGCGCCACGGAGAGATGTACCAAGCGGTGCTAGTACAGCGAGAGGTCAAGTCAGCTCTTGGAGCGTCTACTCAGTCGCTGGGGAACAAAATTGGCGATTTCGTTCTCTGTGCTGTTGATAGCGAGAGTCAAGTTCAAGTGTCGCAGACCAAATTACACCATCTGACCAGTAGACATCCTCTCCACCTCCTATCTCGCGTGGGGATGAAGGAAACTTAGAAGCGAGTTATGGAATAGGCCACGCGTAGTTCGCGCCGAAGACTTGTTGTTGAAACGCTAGGACAAGGTAGCTGTTCGAGGTCGCGATTTTGGCGTCGAGGCTGCAATAGGACGTGAGAACTCTAGTTTACCTGTCCGCAAGCTGCCACAGATCCGGAGCATCGTGTCATGGCGCCGAGTTGCCTTCCCGAGGTTTGAATGGAGGAAACAGTACGAGATGTGTTTCATTTGCGGCTCCAACGTGGCAATATCGAAGGCACATGCAGTAGGCACTAGCGACGAAGAGGTCAGAGCCGCAGATCTCGCGCAGACTCTTCGAGCGGGGGTTCCAGAGGCCCACTGGAATGGCGAAAGGCGTGAGGCTTCAGTAAGTCCCGTAGTCAAAAGGTAGCTAGCAGTATTGGGCAGCCCTGGCGCACTTCTCCTCTGCAAGCTAGCAAAAGGGCCAAACTGTATACAGCTTGAGCTGGAGACACACATGCGGGTCATTTGCCGAATTCCATGCCGCACCGTGTCGAAGGACATGGCATCATGCTACTTTGGTGCACGTGCGCACGTGGACACGCCGCTCTGCTGCAGTCTTCTGGTCTATCTTGGCGAGCGAATGCAGGCATGGCTGATTTGACCTAGATAACCTCGTTCACCAAACCTTGCGAAGGAGAACGGAAAAGTGGAACACAATGAGCGTCCATCCACGTGTGACGGACAGTGTTCCGACCAGGCGTTGCAAGGTTTTCGCATTCGTAAGAGAGAGACGCGAAGAACAATCGCAAGATGCCAGATGCCGTTGTCCTTACAGAAACGAACTTGGGGGCGGATTGTGCTGTGGCCTACTGGACAGGCTCTCCGGGCGGACGAGATCCACCGCAGCTGAATGTTATTGAAGACGAATAGCCGCCAATGGCATGCGTTGAGGTATCAATGGCTCGTCGATTGATTTCTAGTCTGCACGCTCGAGGTACTGTACATCGCGCCTGTGACCCCAGCGAGAATAGAGTTCGGCGGACGAGATCGCAGGCCAGACTTCCGTCGTCTCCAGTTGCTTTCATACTGACGTGGCGCGGGTGGCCGGCCTCCAAAGCCCATATCGTCGAAAAATTCGTGGAGGCGCCTCGCATATGTCCAGCCGAGGTGACATCAATACGCGGCCGCGGTCTTGATAAGATCACATACACCGGGAGCGATCAATGACCAGCGATGAAGGGCCAATCGAGATTGGCTGCCGACTAATTTTCTTCCGGCAAGAGTGAGCCGAGAAGCTCGTCCACTACGCGGAACCAAACGTTCTCCAGTTGATGTTACGCTTCACTAAGAATCCAGCGTGCTGAACAGCGTATCGCCAAATCACACGGCAGTCTACAGCCAGAGCACAGTGCTCGCAGGGTGCCAATGTGGCGTAAGGGCCTCCAGGTGTCCACGTTGACTGCGCGAGCGACGCGGGGTCCACGAGACCTATTGGATTCTGCGGACGGTGTCGCGAGGGAGCAGCGGCCAAAATCGGCCACCAAGCGGCAAACCGTCGAGAGCCGGCGGCCCGGTGGCGGAAGCAGCCTCTGAGTAGTACTGCCGTGTACTGCCAGAGGCCTAGTAGCAGGTGCGCTGCACGAGACGTGCGCAATCGACGAGACTGACCGGCGTCAGACTTTCGTCCGACCTTCAGTCTCCCGTAGGTCCAATCGAGACGTGCGAGCGCATTAAGGCCGGTAGACGGCGCGAGCCTGCAGGACACTTCGAATCGGTTATAAAGAGGTCGGTTAGGTGAAGAGTTCGAGGAGTAGAGGCTGCGCTGCTAGAAGAGACGAGTCGAATCgcgctacgtatagcgttgcTAAGCTAAGAAGTTAAGACGCTGTACTCTAACGGCTATTAGTAACCTTTATAGTCGTAGTACCGACGTCTCTTCCTACGACGTTAGGGCAAGAAGcgctctattatactctagaaacTAGTATATTCTAGAAACGTAGTATAGATATCTCTAGAGAGAAGGAATAGGCctattctatagctagaggaagTATAGACTCTCCGTATATAGAGTAGCCTATTTCTAGAATAGGCCTATTCTAAAACTCTATCTAGGTAGGGAGATCTAGATTATTTCTTAAAATTCTACgaattataaagtatctctagaaacttctaATAGTCTTAGACGTTCGGTcgcttaaactactataggctatatttATTATCTAAAACTACCGACgactactatctcttttcGCCTAGAACTAATAGTTTTTAAAAGTAGGAGctctagctagagttataATCGAGCTctaaatatataagctagtaggtcctctatagtataaatatagtactttattaaattatattctcgtagatactcgtcgaatagatataatatagtagaagtagaagtaataagtaggaactaaccgagttaattatattagttagttataggttatatcttacttctaagataggtattagctaggttatataacctagtattatataatctatattacttaatcctaatctctaaagtatctcttagaatatctaactagactatattttctaatatactttactatagagagttacttataatagattaaaattctatagcttattaagtATTTATATTACTCCGCTAGAGTCTATATACGTAAGCTTCGtactaactatatactactctatatatcgtTTCCGAAAGCTTTAGTAAGATCTATATCGagtttatatttatagtatctagagTAGAATTAGGCCCGTTTTCCTTacgctagtagtactttactatattttataataactactttatattaatagtctttaaaatagaagaggctctattctatatagataggatcCGTCTCCTTagtcttatagtctataattagcttatctagtaataataaccggcgtagtactattatctatattattaatatatttactaatagaATTAGTAAGCCTAAAGTAACTATACTCGCTACTTTATATcctatttaatatagtatcgaagcgagtagtagtagtaaaga from Cercospora beticola chromosome 3, complete sequence includes the following:
- a CDS encoding uncharacterized protein (antiSMASH:Cluster_12) — its product is MPAPANLSADTATTINVGKEAAEHFLLQNGYRNLNHGSFGTYPRAVRTTLRALQDECEGQPDRFIRYTYPQKVDESRQIVADYLNASVDTIVFVPNATTGVNTVLRNLLWQPGDVILYLSTIYGACQKTIEYLAETTPVQGQAVEVTYPISDAALVQAFLSTVSSIKAAGKTPKLAMFDTIVSMPGVRVPFGQLTKLCHEHGILSLIDGAHSIGQIPINLGELNPDFYVSNLHKWLHVPRGCAVFYCPVKNQPLMRSSLPTSHGFVPKVNTALVSPLPPSQKSEFVNNFEFTGTIDTNPYLCVGAALNWRARMAWNGKNGEEAIMAYYIFLARKAGQIVAGILETEVMENSEGTLQNCAFSNVALPLSLQDDAEGTYTVAVAIAQWMSKVLVEEYNTFLAILIHGGRWWVRLSAQVYLDEEDFHWAGKVLQEVCERAKDGEWRGARPGPPVRLAGNQIAS